The Colletotrichum higginsianum IMI 349063 chromosome 2, whole genome shotgun sequence genome has a segment encoding these proteins:
- a CDS encoding Major facilitator superfamily transporter — translation MQSFLQHRRAGVEAQAQIDRDIGKTQSFNAPSRTHNEVQEQPLAEKKQKSPSSSESPDTIDTEAPGQRPDRAPGLLERSQTARTECSEGTALGRVLTGIHVRDRTGDEGHGGRVFVVGWAGPDDPLDPHNWPTAKRIGVTLQISVIALFVGAASGIDATVLPQAARAFGVSEVAESLATGTSLPPLHVIRRSTQVHKH, via the coding sequence ATGCAATCCTTTCTCCAACATCGGCGGGCAGGCGTTGAGGCCCAGGCGCAAATCGACCGGGACATCGGGAAGACACAGTCTTTCAATGCGCCGAGCCGAACGCACAATGAGGTGCAAGAACAACCTTTGGCAGAGAAGAAACAGAAAAGCCCGTCGTCTTCCGAGTCGCCGGACACGATCGATACGGAAGCGCCCGGACAACGACCCGACAGAGCGCCGGGGCTTCTTGAGCGAAGCCAGACGGCGCGGACCGAGTGCTCTGAAGGCACGGCGCTCGGCCGGGTCTTGACCGGCATCCACGTCCGGGACCGCACGGGCGATGAGGGGCACGGGGGccgcgtcttcgtcgtcggctgggCGGGGCCGGACGACCCCCTAGACCCGCACAACTGGCCGACGGCCAAGCGCATCGGCGTGACGCTGCAGATCTCCGTcatcgccctcttcgtcggcgccgcgtcGGGCATCGACGCGACTGTGCTTCCGCAAGCCGCGAGGGCGTTTGGCGTCAGCGAGGTGGCCGAGTCTTTGGCCACAGGCAcgtccctccccccccttcacgTCATCCGCCGCTCTACCCAAGTTCACAAACACTAA
- a CDS encoding Major facilitator superfamily transporter, which yields MGLGSLVAGPFSETFGRNAVYAGSMAVFMIWIMASGLAPNFGAQITFRFLAGCSASTPLVCSGGSIADMYNRLEKTWSFPLYAITCFGGPMVGAVMGAYIGPSNAVSWRWTEWTVLISSGLVLVLVLLCMPETYGPLLLQWKAAHYRRITGDGRFRSEHEIVDATLFSRLKTSMTRPFLMLTEPIIMAMTLYITVVYIVIFTFLVGWPYIFEYTYGLDQGLANIVFVAMFAGTQINFAFVPLIYSMTARRVKHGGHDTSFKPEIRLWYAMFGAAVFVPVSLFWLGWTNFASISIWSAIFAVVVFGYGVTGIFICVYMYIIDSYEIYSASALTFVALIRYVVAGGITVVGIPLYENLGTHYALTILACISGVLAPIPYVLYHYGSWIRAKSRFAVSM from the coding sequence ATGGGCCTTGGGTCGCTCGTGGCCGGCCCTTTTTCGGAAACCTTTGGCCGCAACGCCGTCTACGCCGGCTCCATGGCGGTCTTCATGATCTGGATCATGGCCTCCGGCCTCGCGCCCAACTTTGGCGCCCAAATCACCTTCCGCTTCCTGGCCGGGTgctccgcctcgacgccgctggTGTGCTCTGGCGGCTCGATCGCGGACATGTACAACCGCCTCGAGAAGACGTGGAGCTTCCCGCTGTATGCCATCACATGCTTCGGCGGGCCGAtggtcggcgccgtcatggGTGCTTACATCGGCCCCTCCAACGCCGTGAGCTGGCGATGGACCGAGTGGACGGTGCTGATCTCCTCGGGCCTCGTGCTGGTCCTGGTACTCCTCTGCATGCCCGAGACCTACGGCCCGCTGCTTCTCCAGTGGAAGGCCGCCCACTACCGGCGGATCACTGGCGACGGCCGTTTCCGCTCCGAACACGAGATCGTCGATGCCACTCTCTTCAGCCGCCTCAAGACCAGCATGACGAGGCCGTTCCTCATGCTCACGGAACccatcatcatggccatgACGCTGTACATCACCGTCGTCTACATTGTTATCTTCACGTTTCTCGTCGGATGGCCCTACATCTTCGAGTACACCTACGGCCTCGATCAGGGCCTCGCcaacatcgtcttcgtcgccatGTTTGCGGGTACGCAAATCAACTTCGCCTTCGTGCCGCTCATCTACTCGATGACGGCAAGGCGAGTCAAGCACGGTGGGCATGACACGAGTTTCAAGCCGGAGATCCGTCTCTGGTACGCCAtgttcggcgccgccgtcttcgtccccGTCTCCCTCTTCTGGCTCGGGTGGACAAATTTTGCCAGTATCAGCATCTGGTCCGCCATTTTCGCCGTCGTTGTCTTCGGCTACGGCGTGACCGGCATCTTCATCTGCGTGTACATGTACATCATCGACTCGTACGAGATAtactcggcgtcggcgctcACGTTTGTCGCCCTGATCAGGTACGTGGTCGCGGGAGGCATCACCGTGGTTGGGATACCGCTTTACGAGAACCTGGGCACGCACTACGCCCTGACGATTCTCGCATGTATATCAGGGGTGCTCGCGCCGATACCTTACGTCTTATACCACTACGGTAGCTGGATCCGAGCCAAAAGTCGGTTTGCGGTGTCGATGTAG